The Streptomyces sp. NBC_00483 genome contains the following window.
GCTCGCCTCCGACGCTCCCCCAGCCCTGCTCGACGTCCGCTGGGCGCTGGGCGACCCGCACGGCCGCGAGCACTACGCCGAGGGGCACATCCCGGGCGCCGTGTACGTCGACCTGGAGACGGAGCTGGCGTCCGCTCCGACCGCGCGGGGCGGCCGCCATCCGCTGCCACCGATCGACCGACTCCAGGACGCCGCGCGCCGCTGGGGCCTGCGGCGGGACCGGCCCGTCGTCGTCTACGACGACCTGGGCAACACCGCCGCGGCGCGGGCCTGGTGGCTGCTGCGGTACGCGGGCCTGGACCGGGTGACGCTGCTGGACGGCGCGCTCGGCGCCTGGCGCTCCGCCGGTCTGCTGTTGGAATCGGGCCAACCCGCCGCCCCGCCGCGGGGCGATGTCGTCCTGCGCGAGGGCGCGCTGCCGCTCACCGACGCCGACGGGGCGGCCGAACTCGCGGCATCCGGGCTGCTGTTGGACGCCCGGGCCGGTGAGCGGTACCGCGGCGAGGTGGAGCCCGTCGACCCGCGCGCCGGACACATTCCGGGCGCGGTGTCCGCGCCGACCGGCGAGAACCTGGCGGCGGACGGCACGTTCCTGCCCGCCGACGAGCTGCGCAAGCGCTTCGCGGAGCTGGGGGCCGACGCGGCCGGGCCAGGCCCCTACGCGACCGGGCCGGGTGCCGACACGGCCGAGCCAGGTGCCGACACGGCCGAGCCGGGTGACGACGCGGCCGAGCCGGGCGCGAATTCCGCACCCCGCATCGGTGTCTACTGCGGCTCCGGTGTCACCGCGGCCCACGAGATCGCCGCCCTGGAGATCGCCGGGTTCCGTGCCGTCCTCTTCCCCGGCTCCTGGTCCGCCTGGTCCACCGACCCCGACCGCCCTGCCACGAAGGGAGAGCGGCCATGACGACGGACCACCTGGACGCCGCGGTCCTGCCACCTCCCGCGGACCATCCGCCCGCGCCGTCCGCCCGTGTCACCATCCGTGGCACCGCGAAGACCGGCCGCCGCCTCGCCGTGCCACGTTCCGTGCGCCGGGCCGCGGGACCGGTCGGGCTCGTCGTCCTCTGGTTCCTGGCCTCGGCCACCGGTGTGCTCCCGGAGTCGGTGCTCGCCTCGCCCGTGGACGTCGTGCGGCAGGCCGTCGAACTCACCCGCAGCGGCGAACTGCCCGACGCCGTCGCCGCGTCCGGCCGCAGGGCCGCCACCGGATTCCTGATCGGCGGTTCGGTGGCGCTGGCGCTGTCGCTGCTGGCGGGGCTCTTCCGGCTCGGCGAGGACGTGGTCGACTCCTCGATGGGCATGTTCCGGGCCATCCCCTGGGTGGGTCTCATCCCGCTGTTCATCGTGTGGTTCGGCATCGAGGAGACGCCGAAGATCGCGCTGGTCGCGCTCGGCGTGACGTACCCCCTGTACTTCAACATCTACGGCGGCATCCGCTCCACGGACGCCCAACTCGTCGAGGCCGCCCGGATGATGGGGCTCGGCAAGCTCGGCCTGATCAAATACGTGATCCTGCCGAGCGCACTGCCCGGCGCGCTCGTCGGACTGCGGTACGCGCTGTCGACCGCCTGGCTCGCCCTCGTCTTCGCCGAGCAGATCAACGCGGACGCCGGTCTCGGCTATCTGATGAGCAACGCCCAGCAGTACTTCCGTACGGACGTCATCGTGCTCTGCCTCGTCGTGTACGCGCTGCTCGGCCTCGTCTGCGACTTCGCCGTACGGATCCTTTCGCGCCGGCTGCTCGCCTGGCGCGCCAACTTCGAGGGCGAGGCATGACCCCCATGGCCGACACCGTCACCAAAACCGAAACCGAAACCGGCACCGGCACCGGCACCGGCACGCACACCACGGTCAACAGCGTTGAGATACGCGGCCTTTCGCGGGCCTTCGACGGTCACACCGTCCTGCACGACCTGGATCTCGACCTGCGCGAGGGCGAGTTCGTGGCGCCGCTCGGGCACAGCGGCTGCGGCAAGTCGACGCTGCTGAGGATTCTCGCCGGCCTGGACGAGGAGATCGGCGGCGAGGTGACCGTGCCCGCGCGGCGCAGTGCCGCCTTCCAGTCACCGCGGCTGCTGCCCTGGCTGAAGACATGGCGCAACGTCGTGCTCGGGCTGCCGGGCCGGCCCGACCGGGCGCTCGCCGACAAGGCCCTCGCCGAGGTGGGCATCGCGGAGCGCGCCACCGTCTGGCCCAAGACGCTCTCCGGCGGCCAGGCCCAACGTGTCTCCCTGGCCCGTGCCCTGGTCCGCGAGCCCGAACTGCTGCTCCTGGACGAGCCGTTCGGCGCCCTGGACGCGCTCACCCGGGGCCGGGTCCAGCAGCTGGTGGCCGAGCTGTGGGAGCGGCACGGCTGCGCGATCCTCCTGGTCACGCACGACGTGGAGGAGGCGCTGCTGCTCGCCGACCGGGTCCTGGTGATGGACGAGGGGCGCATCGCCCACGAGCTCACCGTCGACCTGCCCCGCCCCCGCGATCTGACCGCCCCCGAGTTCGTGACCCTGCGCGCCCGCCTCCTCAACTGGCTCGGCGTGACCGGCACCCTGGAAGGAACCCCGTCGTGATCCGCAGAATCGCAGCCGCCGCCCTGAGCCTCACCGCCCTTGTCTCGCTCACCGCTTGTGGCGCGGACTCCTCCGCGGACGCCGCCGCCGAGGACGGCCGGGCCACCCTCACCATCGGCGACCAGGCGAAGACCCTGCAGACCATGTTCGCCGCGTCGGGCGCCCTCAAGGGGGCGAAGTACAAGGTGAAGTGGGCCGAGTTCGAGGGCGCGGCGCCGCTGTACCAGGCGGTGCAGGCGGGCGCCGCGGACACCGGGTACTCCGCCGACCTGCCGGCGCTTCAGGCGCTCAGCGGCGGGCTGAAGATCAAGAACATCGCCGCCCTGAAGAACGACGGCTCGCACGTGGGCATCGTCGTCCGCAAGGGTTCCGGCATCGACAGCGTCAAGGACCTCAAGGGCCAGAAGGTCGTGGTGTCCTCGGCGAAGGGCAGCATCTCGGAGTATCTGCTGGCCAATGTCCTCAAGCAGCACGGGCTCAGTTACCGGGACGTCAAGGTGCAGTATCTGCTGCCGACCGACGCGCAGGCCGCGTTCGCCTCCGGGAAGGTCAAGATCTGGGCCACCTTCGGCGTCTACCAGACCGTGGGCCTCCAGCAGGGCGGCAAGCTCCTCGTCGACGGACAGGACGGCCGGGTCAGCGGGATCGGCTTCGTCAACGCCTCCGACGACGCTCTGGCCGACTCCTCGAAGAAGGCCGCGCTCACCGACTTCGTGAAGCGTCTCGGCACGGCCCTCAAGTGGACCAGCACGCACAAGGACGCCTACGCCAAGGCCATCGTCGAGCACAACGGCGCCGACCCCTCCGTGGCGAAGACCCTGGCATCGGGGGCGTACGGCAAGGTCCTGCCGGTCTCCTCCGATGTGAACGAGACCGTCCAGGACGTCGCCGACCTCATGAACGGGATCGGTGTCCTGAACCCGAACGTCGACGTGGCGAAGTCGGCGGACACCTCGCTGCTCAAGTGACCCACCCCCACAACTGACCTTCCGAGCCCAGGAGTTGTCCATGCCTGTCGAGTTCATCAGCGCCGTCCACACCGATTCCGGCGCCTCCGGTCCCGCCGCCGCGAGCCGCACCGGCTTCGACCCCGCCTATCTGCGCAGGTACGCCCGCGCCCTGGACGACGGGGGCTTCGACCACACCCTGGTCGCCTACCACTCGGCCTCTCCGGACGCCCTCCAGGTCGCCCAGTTCGTCGCCACGCACACCGAGCGCATCCGGCCGATCCTGGCCCATCGGCCGGGCGTCGTCTTCCCCACCCACGCGGCCCGCGCCCTGGCCACCCTCGACCGGATCAGCGACGGGCGGCTGTCGCTGCACATCATCTCCGGCGGCAGCGACGAGGAGCAGCACCGCGAGGGTGACTACCTCAACAAGACGGAGCGGTACGAGCGTTCGGACGAGTACATCCGGATCCTGCGCAAGGTGTGGCAGTCCGAAGGACCCGTCTCGCACGAGGGCAAGTACTTCCGCTTCGAGGGCTACCACTCGGACGTGAAGCCCGTGAACGGGCTCGTGCCGATCTCCGTCGGCGGCTCCTCCCAGGACGCCTACCGGGTCGGCGGACAGCAGGGCGACATCTTCGGCCTGTGGGGCGAGCCGCTGAAGGAGACGGCCGAGCAGATCGCCGCCGTGAACGCGGTCGCGGACGCGGCCGGGCGCCCGCATCCACGCATCTGGGTGTCGTTCCGCCCCATCGTCGCGCCCACCGACGAGCTGGCCTGGGAGAAGGCGCACCGCACGCTGGGGGCGCTCCAGGACCAGGCACGCAACACCGAGTTGCTCCGCCACTACCGCACCACGGGCCGCCCCGCCAATGTCGGCTCCCAACGGCTCCTGGACGTCGCCGGGCGCGGCGAGGTCCACGACCGCTGCCTGTGGACCGCTCCCGCCGTCGCCACCAACGCCGCGGGCGCCTCGACCGCCCTCGTCGGCTCGCCCGAGACAGTCGCGCAGGCGCTGCTCGACTACGTCGACATCGGCTGCGACCTGCTGTCGATCCGCGGCTACGACCCGCTCAACGATGCGATCGACTACGCCCGTCACGTGGTGCCACTGGTACGCCAGGAGCTCGCCCACCGGGCCACGACCCGCGCCGCCTGACCGAACCAGGACACCGAGATGACCACCGCACCCCAACGAACCGCCTCCGCCACCCTCCTCGGGCTGCTCGCCCGCGACCTGCCTCCCGACCGGCTGAGCACCGACCCGGCGGCCCTCGCCGCACACACCACCGACCGCTCCGGCACCCGCCCGGACGGGGAACCCCTGGCCGTGGTGCACGCCCGGCACACGCAGGACGTGGCACTCGCCCTGCGGCACGCCCAGGCACTGCGCGTGCCGGTGGTGCCGCGCGGGGCCGGTACCGGCCTGTCGGGCGGAGCCACCGCCGACGAGGGCTCCCTGGTCCTCGACCTCTCCCGGATGGACCGGATCCTCGAACTCGACGCCTTCGACCAGGTGGCCGTCGTGGAACCCGGCGTCATCACCGCGGAGTTGGACCGGGCGGCCGGTGCGCACGGGCTGCGGTACGCGCCCGACCCGGCGAGCGCGGCCCTGTCCACCATCGGCGGGAACATCGCCACCAACGCGGGCGGCCTTCGCTGCGCCAAGTACGGGGTGACCCGCGACAGCGTCCTCGGCCTGGAGGCGGTGCTCGCCGACGGAACGGTGGTCACCACAGGCCGCCGTACCGTCAAGGGCGTCACCGGTTACGACCTGACCGCGCTGCTCACCGGCTCGGAGGGCACCCTCGCGGTGATCACCGGGGCGACCCTGCGCCTGCGGCCCGTCCCGGTGGCGGTGGCCACGCTGGCCGCGTACTTCCCCACCTTCGAGGCGGCCGCCGAGGCCTCGTACGCGATCGCGCGGGCCGGCGTCGAGCCCGCGCTGGCCGAACTGGTCGACGGCCCGGTGCTGCAGGCCATCGACCCGGCGCTGCGGGAGCGGGGTGCCGCGCTGCTGCTCGTGCAGTGCGACGGGGCGGGCGCGGCGGTGGAGGCCGCGGCGATCGCCCGGCTGATCGCTCCTTCGGCCACCTCGGTGGAGACCACCGAGGACCCGGCCGAGTCGGAAGCACTGCTGGCCGCCCGCCGCCTGGCGCTGCCCGCGCTCGAGAAGCTCGGCCGCCCGCTCATCGAGGACATCGCCGTGCCACGCTCCCGACTCGCGGAGGCGGTGCGGGAGATCCGGGCGATCTCCGCGCGCCATGACGTGCCCGTGTTCACCATCGCGCACGCGGCCGACGGCAATCTGCACCCGATCGTCGTCGTGGACCGGGCCCTGGACCAACTGCCGGACGCCGCGTGGGAGGCGGCCGGCGAGATCTTCGCCCTGGCACTGCGGCTCGGCGGGACGCTCACCGGGGAGCACGGGGTGGGCCTGCTGAAGCGGCAGTGGGTCGCCGAGGAACTCGGCCCCGCGTCCCACGCGTTGCAGCGCGGCCTCAAGGAGGTGTTCGACCCGCGGGGCATCCTCAACCCCGGAAAGGCCCTGTGACACCAGGGGCGGGCGGGCTCAGCCGGCGGACACCGCGTCGATCAGGCGCGTGAGCGCGTCGGCGGCCTTCGCCAGTCCGTCGTTCGGGGTGACCGGCTCGTCGAGGTAGCGGTCGCGGCGCAGTTCCAGCATGAGGGCGGTGACGCGGGGCTCCGTGCCGTAGTACGTCAGGGGGACGTACGCGCCCGCGAAGGGTGTGTTCACGGCCGTGTCGCCGTACGGGGCGAAGGCCTCGCGGGCCCGGGCGAGGAGGGTGTCCGGTGTGTGGAACGGGTCGGTGCCCAGGCAGACCGGTGGGCGCGGGTCGCTGCCGTGCAGTTCGTAGGGCAGGGCCCGGCTCGGGTAGGAGTGGACGTCGATGACGACCGCCCGGCCGGTCGCGGCCAGGCGGTCCGCCACTGCTTGCGTCATGGCCTGGGCGTAGGGGTGGAAGTACGTGTCGAGCAAGGCCTGCTCGTCCGCCGGGGGTTCGGGGCGCAGTGGATCGCGGTGTGTGGTGCGTGTGTAGACCGCGCCCATGCCGACCGACCGCATCTCCTCGCGTTCGTCGGGGAACCGCTCCGGGTCGACGACCAGACGCGAGCGCTCGTTGACGAAGCACCAGGGTGTGACGGACGCGGCCCGCGCGGCGCGTTCCGCGACGGCCTCGGTGTGGGCGTCGGTGATGAGGTCCAGCTCGTGTTCGAGGGCGGCGTCGTCCAGCAGGAGTCGTGAACGCACCCGCTCCGGGATCTCACGGGAGGCATGCGGTACGTGCAGGAGCACCGGGGAGTCCGGGTCGCCGGGGTGCAGGCGGTGGGGCGGTGTGGCCATGTGTCCCACTCTCCCATCCGTCCATTTCTTGGGACAGGTGGTTTCGAGGTGTGGGCGAGGGGTAGGGAGCCCAGCCGCTACTACTGAATGGACAGTGAGTAGCTGAAGCGCGACAGGAGTACCTCACCTTGCCCGAAGCACCTGCAGAACTCGTGCGCCACCTGTGGATCCCGCTCGCCGACGGCACGCGGCTCGCCGCCCGTGTCTGGCTCCCGGAGGGCCCCGCACGCCCGGCGCCCGCGATCCTCGAGTACATCCCGTACCGCAAGAACGACGGGACGGCCGACCGCGACAACAGCCTGCACGCCCGCTTCGCCGCGTCCGGCTACGCCGCCGTCCGCGTCGACCTGCGCGGCAGCGGCGACTCCGACGGGCTGATGCTCGACGAGTACGCGCAGCAGGAGCTGGACGACGGTGTCGAGGTCATCGCGTGGCTCGCCGAGCAGGAGTGGTGCGACGGCACCGTGGGCATGATCGGCAAGTCGTGGGGCGGCTTCAACGGCCTCCAGATCGCGGCCCTGCGCCCGCCCGCGCTCAAGGCGATCGTGACGGTCTGCTCGACGGACGACCGGTACGCCGACGACGTGCACTACACGGGCGGTTCGCTGATCGCCTCCGAGATGCTGCCGTGGGCGTCGACGATGCTCGCCTACAACGCGCGGCCCGCCGACCCCGCCGTGGTCGGCGACGCCTGGCGCGAGCGGTGGCTGGAGCGGATGGCGGACACCCCGGTGTACGTCGAGGAGTGGCTGCGGCACCAGACCCGCGACGCCTTCTGGAAGCACGGCTCGGTGTGCGAGGACTTCGGGGCGATCGAGGCGCCGGTGCTCGCGGTGGGCGGCTGGTACGACCCGTACTGCGGCGCCGTACTGCGCCTCCTCGAAGGGGTGAGCAACGCTCCGGTGCGGGCGCTCGTCGGGCCGTGGGCACACACGTATCCGCACCAGGCGGCGCCCGGGCCCGCGATCGACTTCCACGGTGAAGTGGTGCGCTGGTTCGACCAGTTCCTGCGCGGCAAGGACACCGGGGCCCTGGAGGATCCGGCGCTGCGCGCATGGCTGCCCGAGTGGGCGGCGCCCGGCGGCGATCGCGAGCAGCGGCCCGGCCGGTGGGTGGCCGAGCAGCAGTGGCCGTCGGAGCGCATCGAGCGGCAGGAGTTCGCGCTGGCCGGCGAGTCGGCGGGCGAGGCGGTCGAGCACGACCCGCTGCGCTTCAGGGACGCGCACCTCGACAGCACGCGCGTGCTCGGCACTGCGGGCGGCAGCTGGCTCCAATTCGGTGACGCGGCCGGGCAGTTCGGCCCGCAGGGCGGCGACGACGGGCTCGCGCACTGCTTCACCACCGCGCCGCTCGACGAGCGCGCGGAGATCCTCGGCGCACCGTCCGTAACGCTGCGGGTGAGCGCCGACCGGCCCGCCGCGCAGCTCGCGGTGCGGCTCAACGATGTGGCTCCGGACGGCAGTTCGCGGCTCATCACGCGCGGCCTGCTCAACCTCACGCACCGCGAGGGCCACGAGGAGACGCTGCCGCTGGAGCCCGGGCAGGCCTACGACGTGAGCGTGCCGCTGGTGGCGACCGCGCACGCCTTCGCGCCCGGCCACCGCATCCGGGTCGCGGTCTCGTCCTCGTACTGGCCGCTGGCCTGGCCGTCCCCCGAGCCGGTCACGGTCACCCTGCACCCCTCCCCCGCCACCGCGCTCCACCTGCCGGTCCGGCCGCCGACGGACGCGGACGACGAGCTTCGCCCCTACGGGGAGCCGCAGCCGGACCTGCCGGTCGAGCTGTCCACGTCCGGTGAGGGCACCTCGCGGCGGATCGAGCACGACCCGGTCACCGGCCGCACGGTCGTCGAACTCGTCATTCGTGACGGGCAGTTCAAGGACCTCACCGACGGCCTGTGGAAGCGCGGCGACGCCGTCGATCGCTTCTCGCTCACCGAGGGCGACCCGTCCTCCGCCGTCGTGGAGTGCGAGCGCACCGAGGAGGGCGGGCGCGGCGACTGGCACTGGAAGGTCGTCACGCACAGCCGGATGACCGCCGACGCCTCCGCGTTCACCGTCGTCAACACCCTCACCGCCTACGAAGGGGACACCCGCGTCTTCGACCGCACCACGGACGCAGTGATTCCCCGGCAGGGAGTCTGAACATGCGCAGACGCACGTTCCTGACCGGCTCGCTCGGTGTCGTCGCGGCCGCCGGAGTGGCCACGGCCACCGGGTCGGCCGCCGGCACGGGCCCCGTGATCACGGTCGGCTCCAAGCAGTTCACCGAGTCGTGGGTGATGGGCGAGCTGTACGCCCAGATCCTGCGCAAGCGCGGCTTCGACGTCGTCCTCAAGTCCAACGTGGGCAGCGCCGACCTCATCGACCGCGCGCTGCGCAACGGGCAGATCGACCTGTACCCGGAGTACACGGGCGTCATTCTGCAGACGTTCGCGATGCCCAAGCACATGCCGACGACGGCGCGCGACACATACGAGGCGGCGAAGAAGTTCGAGGCGGGGCGCGGGATCTCGCTGCTGCCGCCGACGCCCTTCCAGAACCGCAACGCCGTCGCCGTGCGCACCGCCGACGCCCGCAAGCACAAGCTGAAGACCGTCGGCGACCTCAAGCGTCTGGGGAAGATCTCGTACGCCGAGTACCCCGACAACATCACGGGACCGCTCGGCTTCGACGCCGTCGTCAAGGCGTACGGGCTGCACGACATGAAGGTGCGGCCGCTCAACATCGGCCTGCAGTACCCGGCACTGAAGAACGGGGACGTGGACGCGGCCGACGTGTTCACCACCGACCCTCAGCTGCGCCGCTACGACTTCACCATCCTCGACGACGACCAGGCCATCTTCGGGTTCCAGAACGTCTCCCCCGTCGTGCGCACGTCCCTCGTCGAGAAGTACGGCAAGCGGCTCACCGAACCGCTGAACGCCGTCGACGAGTTGCTCACGGAGGAAGCCATGCAGGCCCTGAACGAGGCCGCCGCGATGATGCGGCTGAGCCCGGCGAAGGTCGCCGACCGGTTCCTGAGAGCGAACAAGCTGATATGACCGTGACCGAGGAGCATTCCACGATGCAGACCGCTGGCGCCGCCGACGACATAGTTTTCGACTCGGCCACCAAGACGTACGACGGCACGGGCGAGCCCGCGGTCGACGCGCTGTCCCTGACCGTCCCCGCGGGCGAGATCTGTGTCCTGCTCGGCGCCTCCGGGTGCGGCAAGACGACCGCGCTCACCCTCGTCAACCGGCTCACCGAACTGACGAGCGGGGACATCCGGATCGGCGGCAGCAGCATCCGCGAGCAGGACGTCATCGAACTGCGGCGCGGCATCGGCTACGTCATCCAACAGGCCGGTCTCTTCCCGCACTTGACGATCGAGGAGAACGTCGCGACGGTGCCGCAGGTGCTCGGCTGGAAGAAGCCGAGGATCGCGGAGCGCTCGCGCGAGCTGCTCGAACTGGTCGGCCTCCCGCACAAGGAGTACGCCCACCGCTACCCCTCGCAGCTCTCCGGCGGCCAGCGCCAACGCGTCGGCATCGCACGGGCGTTGGCGGCAGACCCGCCCATCATGCTGATGGACGAGCCGTTCGGCGCGCTCGACCCGGTGACGCGCGAGCACGTGCAGGACGAGTTCCTGCGCCTCCAGGAGCAGGTGCAGAAGACGACGCTGTTCGTCAGCCACGACATCGACGAGGCCGTCCGCATGGGCGACCGCATCGCGATCCTCGCCAAGGGCGGCAAGCTGCTCCAGTACGACACCCCGGAGCGGATCCTGCGCGAGCCCGCCGACGACTACGTGGCCCGCTTCGTCGGCACGGACCGTGGGCTGAAGGCGCTGACCCTGCGCACGCTCGGCGACCTGAAGCTGGAGCCGGCGGACGAGGACGGGTCCGACGACGTGCTGCGCACGAGCGACACACTGCGCACCGCCCTGTCGGTGCTGATGGCCGGCGGCGCCGAGCGGCTGTCCGTCACGGACGAGGCCGGAAAGCCGGTGGGCTCCGTCACCGTCGAGCTCATACGGGAGGCGGCGTGAGCGGGTTGCTGTCCCTGGCGGCGGGGCCCGACCCCGTCATCCCCGACTTCGGCACGGTCAGTTCGTGTGTGCGCGACAACGGCGTGTTCTGCGTCGACTGGTTCACCGCAAACTTCTCCAGCGTGTTCGGCCCGGCCCTCGTCCAGCATGTGCGCCTCACGATGATCGCGGTCGGGATCGGCTTCCTGATCGCGTTCCCGCTGGCTCTCCTTGCCCACTTCCGGAAGTGGCTGGTCAGGCCGCTGGGCGGGCTGACGTCGTTCCTCTACACGATCCCGCCGATGGCGCTGTTCACGCTGCTCGTCCCTGTGTCGGGGCTGTCCGTGCTCACCGCCGAGATCGCCCTGGTCGCGTACACGCTGATGGTGCTGTTCAAGTCGACGGTCACCGGGCTCGGCGAGGTGCCGGAGGACGTGCGCCGAGCGGGGGTCGGCATGGGCCTGACCCGGCGCGAGATCCTGTGGCGCATCGAGCTGCCGCTCGCGCTGCCCGCCGTGATCAGCGGGCTGCGGGTGGCGACCGTGACCACGATCAGCGTGGTCGAGATCGCCGCGTTCATCATCGACCAGGGGCTCGGTTCGCCGATCATTCAGGGCCTCCAGTCGCCGTTCAACACGCAGTTCATCGGGGCCGGTCTGCTCGCCGTGGCGCTCGCGCTCGCCGCCGACGGACTGCTCGTGCTGCTCGGCCGGGCGCTCACGCCGTGGGCCAGGACGCGGAGGACCGTCTGATGCACACCTTCCTCTCGAGTTTCTCGTTCATGGCCGACCACTTCGGCCTGCTGCTCAGCCGGACCGTCGACCATCTGCTGCTCTCCGCGGCCGGCGTCGCCGTGGCCCTGGTGATCGCGGTGCCGCTCGGTGTGTGGCTCGGGCACCGCGGCAAGGGCTCGTTCCTGACGGTCAGCATCTCCAACATCGGCCGGGCGCTGCCGTCCCTGGCCCTCATCGCGATCTTCCTGGGCCTGCTCGGCATCGGCTTCGTGAACGTCATGACGGCGCTGGTCATCATGGCGATCCCGCCGGTGCTCACGCACGCGTACCTGGGTGTGGAGCAGGTCGACGCGGACCTGGTGCGGGCCGCGCGCGGCATGGGTCTGACGCAGTGGCAGATCCTGTGGCGCGTCGAACTGCCCCTCGCCCTCCCGGTGTTGTTCACCGGCATCCGGATCGCCGTCGTGTACGTCATCTCCAGCGCGACCCTGGCGGCCGTCGCGGGCGGCGGCGGGCTCGGCGACATCATCCTCAACCAGGTGTCGTACGGCCTGTCGGGCGTCATCGCCGCGGCGCTGTGGGTGGCGGTCCTGGCGCTGGTCGCCGACGGCCTGTTCGGGGCCGTCGGCAACCGGCTCTCGCCGCGTGGGACGCGCGTCTAGAACGACCGTCTGGGACGACCGTCTGGGACGGGCGTCCGGGACGCGCGTCTAGATCCCCGCGTCGCAGCAGCCCTCGCGGCGCATGTGGCGGCCCACTTCCAGCCAGTCGTCTCCGGTGGCCCTCAGTGTTCTGGAGGCCACCGGTTCGAACGAGCCGACAAGGTCGGCCTGTTGGAAGGGGACGCCGCCGCGCAGCACGGCCGTCGTACGGATCAGGTCGTCGAAGTCGGCG
Protein-coding sequences here:
- a CDS encoding sulfurtransferase, which gives rise to MTVTTTVAELRELLASDAPPALLDVRWALGDPHGREHYAEGHIPGAVYVDLETELASAPTARGGRHPLPPIDRLQDAARRWGLRRDRPVVVYDDLGNTAAARAWWLLRYAGLDRVTLLDGALGAWRSAGLLLESGQPAAPPRGDVVLREGALPLTDADGAAELAASGLLLDARAGERYRGEVEPVDPRAGHIPGAVSAPTGENLAADGTFLPADELRKRFAELGADAAGPGPYATGPGADTAEPGADTAEPGDDAAEPGANSAPRIGVYCGSGVTAAHEIAALEIAGFRAVLFPGSWSAWSTDPDRPATKGERP
- a CDS encoding ABC transporter permease; this translates as MTTDHLDAAVLPPPADHPPAPSARVTIRGTAKTGRRLAVPRSVRRAAGPVGLVVLWFLASATGVLPESVLASPVDVVRQAVELTRSGELPDAVAASGRRAATGFLIGGSVALALSLLAGLFRLGEDVVDSSMGMFRAIPWVGLIPLFIVWFGIEETPKIALVALGVTYPLYFNIYGGIRSTDAQLVEAARMMGLGKLGLIKYVILPSALPGALVGLRYALSTAWLALVFAEQINADAGLGYLMSNAQQYFRTDVIVLCLVVYALLGLVCDFAVRILSRRLLAWRANFEGEA
- a CDS encoding ABC transporter ATP-binding protein codes for the protein MTPMADTVTKTETETGTGTGTGTHTTVNSVEIRGLSRAFDGHTVLHDLDLDLREGEFVAPLGHSGCGKSTLLRILAGLDEEIGGEVTVPARRSAAFQSPRLLPWLKTWRNVVLGLPGRPDRALADKALAEVGIAERATVWPKTLSGGQAQRVSLARALVREPELLLLDEPFGALDALTRGRVQQLVAELWERHGCAILLVTHDVEEALLLADRVLVMDEGRIAHELTVDLPRPRDLTAPEFVTLRARLLNWLGVTGTLEGTPS
- a CDS encoding ABC transporter substrate-binding protein; the protein is MIRRIAAAALSLTALVSLTACGADSSADAAAEDGRATLTIGDQAKTLQTMFAASGALKGAKYKVKWAEFEGAAPLYQAVQAGAADTGYSADLPALQALSGGLKIKNIAALKNDGSHVGIVVRKGSGIDSVKDLKGQKVVVSSAKGSISEYLLANVLKQHGLSYRDVKVQYLLPTDAQAAFASGKVKIWATFGVYQTVGLQQGGKLLVDGQDGRVSGIGFVNASDDALADSSKKAALTDFVKRLGTALKWTSTHKDAYAKAIVEHNGADPSVAKTLASGAYGKVLPVSSDVNETVQDVADLMNGIGVLNPNVDVAKSADTSLLK
- a CDS encoding LLM class flavin-dependent oxidoreductase is translated as MPVEFISAVHTDSGASGPAAASRTGFDPAYLRRYARALDDGGFDHTLVAYHSASPDALQVAQFVATHTERIRPILAHRPGVVFPTHAARALATLDRISDGRLSLHIISGGSDEEQHREGDYLNKTERYERSDEYIRILRKVWQSEGPVSHEGKYFRFEGYHSDVKPVNGLVPISVGGSSQDAYRVGGQQGDIFGLWGEPLKETAEQIAAVNAVADAAGRPHPRIWVSFRPIVAPTDELAWEKAHRTLGALQDQARNTELLRHYRTTGRPANVGSQRLLDVAGRGEVHDRCLWTAPAVATNAAGASTALVGSPETVAQALLDYVDIGCDLLSIRGYDPLNDAIDYARHVVPLVRQELAHRATTRAA
- a CDS encoding FAD-binding oxidoreductase, yielding MTTAPQRTASATLLGLLARDLPPDRLSTDPAALAAHTTDRSGTRPDGEPLAVVHARHTQDVALALRHAQALRVPVVPRGAGTGLSGGATADEGSLVLDLSRMDRILELDAFDQVAVVEPGVITAELDRAAGAHGLRYAPDPASAALSTIGGNIATNAGGLRCAKYGVTRDSVLGLEAVLADGTVVTTGRRTVKGVTGYDLTALLTGSEGTLAVITGATLRLRPVPVAVATLAAYFPTFEAAAEASYAIARAGVEPALAELVDGPVLQAIDPALRERGAALLLVQCDGAGAAVEAAAIARLIAPSATSVETTEDPAESEALLAARRLALPALEKLGRPLIEDIAVPRSRLAEAVREIRAISARHDVPVFTIAHAADGNLHPIVVVDRALDQLPDAAWEAAGEIFALALRLGGTLTGEHGVGLLKRQWVAEELGPASHALQRGLKEVFDPRGILNPGKAL
- a CDS encoding N-formylglutamate amidohydrolase gives rise to the protein MATPPHRLHPGDPDSPVLLHVPHASREIPERVRSRLLLDDAALEHELDLITDAHTEAVAERAARAASVTPWCFVNERSRLVVDPERFPDEREEMRSVGMGAVYTRTTHRDPLRPEPPADEQALLDTYFHPYAQAMTQAVADRLAATGRAVVIDVHSYPSRALPYELHGSDPRPPVCLGTDPFHTPDTLLARAREAFAPYGDTAVNTPFAGAYVPLTYYGTEPRVTALMLELRRDRYLDEPVTPNDGLAKAADALTRLIDAVSAG
- a CDS encoding CocE/NonD family hydrolase is translated as MPEAPAELVRHLWIPLADGTRLAARVWLPEGPARPAPAILEYIPYRKNDGTADRDNSLHARFAASGYAAVRVDLRGSGDSDGLMLDEYAQQELDDGVEVIAWLAEQEWCDGTVGMIGKSWGGFNGLQIAALRPPALKAIVTVCSTDDRYADDVHYTGGSLIASEMLPWASTMLAYNARPADPAVVGDAWRERWLERMADTPVYVEEWLRHQTRDAFWKHGSVCEDFGAIEAPVLAVGGWYDPYCGAVLRLLEGVSNAPVRALVGPWAHTYPHQAAPGPAIDFHGEVVRWFDQFLRGKDTGALEDPALRAWLPEWAAPGGDREQRPGRWVAEQQWPSERIERQEFALAGESAGEAVEHDPLRFRDAHLDSTRVLGTAGGSWLQFGDAAGQFGPQGGDDGLAHCFTTAPLDERAEILGAPSVTLRVSADRPAAQLAVRLNDVAPDGSSRLITRGLLNLTHREGHEETLPLEPGQAYDVSVPLVATAHAFAPGHRIRVAVSSSYWPLAWPSPEPVTVTLHPSPATALHLPVRPPTDADDELRPYGEPQPDLPVELSTSGEGTSRRIEHDPVTGRTVVELVIRDGQFKDLTDGLWKRGDAVDRFSLTEGDPSSAVVECERTEEGGRGDWHWKVVTHSRMTADASAFTVVNTLTAYEGDTRVFDRTTDAVIPRQGV